The following are from one region of the Ischnura elegans chromosome X, ioIscEleg1.1, whole genome shotgun sequence genome:
- the LOC124171205 gene encoding uncharacterized protein LOC124171205, with protein sequence MQAQETQQRMATGGGLYTPPVVEPNPELDIAIPSLAHCEENVGDMDDFVLEMLPVPSGISGHTEHIPLLEAPAGFGEAPISDAPCATLAREDSQRTPSSSGGMTRGAAIERELKDRLGGLKSYHDKRDSIQALRQETAEMELTTIKAGRDHQRVCQDLELQKLHEKISAARERHEMQMEIFRLQIRQHEQCLVEQQLALVQRAKLDELQIKIEEEKLRQLMSGLCIDVWKMYVDTIIYKM encoded by the exons ATGCAGGCGCAGGAGACTCAGCAGAGAATGGCCACTGGAGGTGGGCTATATACACCACCAGTGGTGGAACCCAATCCTGAGCTGGATATAGCCATTCCCTCGCTAGCTCACTGTGAAGAAAACGTTGGGGATATGGATGACTTCGTCCTGGAGATGCTGCCCGTCCCCAGCGGAATCAGTGGGCACACGGAACATATTCCGCTTTTGGAGGCCCCAGCTG GTTTTGGTGAGGCCCCCATAAGCGATGCTCCGTGTGCCACGCTAGCGAGGGAAGATTCGCAAAGAACACCATCCTCCTCTGGCGGCATGACCAGAGGAGCAGCAATAGAGAGGGAGCTGAAGGACAGGCTTGGGGGCTTGAAGTCTTATCACGATAAGCGTGATAGCATTCAGGCCCTCAGGCAGGAGACAGCAGAGATGGAGCTAACCACAATCAAGGCCGGCCGAGACCACCAGAGGGTGTGCCAAGATCTCGAACTGCAGAAACTGCACGAGAAAATTTCTGCAGCCAGAGAGAGGCATGAGATGCAGATGGAGATCTTTAGGCTGCAAATAAGGCAACATGAGCAGTGTCTGGTCGAGCAGCAGCTGGCTCTGGTGCAACGAGCAAAGCTGGATGagcttcaaataaaaattgaagaggAAAAGTTGCGCCAGCTTATG TCAGGATTGTGCATTGATGTATGGAAAATGTATGTAGatacaataatatataaaatgtaa
- the LOC124171444 gene encoding putative nuclease HARBI1: MNVQVVSGPSMEIMDIVCRGPGSVHDARIFHNSRLKYRFETGQMRGILLGDSGYPLLPYLYTPVLRPTTGPERRYNASHIRTRSIIERTFGVWKRRFPCLSMKLRTKRQTSLKVILACAVLHNVAVRYNAPIPEQEGIIPQVDVPVQEHRGRYVRGAAERAAFIQRHFSVEG, encoded by the exons ATGAACGTCCAG GTGGTATCTGGACCATCCATGGAGATTATGGACATTGTTTGTAGAGGGCCGGGATCTGTGCATGATGCACGAATATTCCACAACAGCAGGCTGAAATACAGATTTGAGACTGGGCAGATGCGTGGAATCCTCCTTGGAGACAGTGGTTATCCATTGCTTCCCTATTTATACACACCAGTTCTCCGTCCTACAACTGGTCCTGAAAGGCG ATACAACGCCTCACATATCAGGACCAGGAGCATCATTGAGAGGACCTTTGGAGTTTGGAAGAGGAGATTTCCATGCCTCTCAATGAAGCTCAGGACGAAAAGGCAAACCTCCCTGAAAGTGATCCTGGCTTGTGCAGTTCTGCACAATGTAGCTGTGCGCTATAATGCCCCTATCCCTGAACAGGAAGGCATTATACCTCAGGTGGATGTTCCTGTTCAGGAGCATAGAGGACGTTATGTGCGTGGAGCTGCAGAAAGAGCTGCATTTATTCAAAGACACTTTTCAGTG GAGGGTTGA